A DNA window from Camelina sativa cultivar DH55 chromosome 13, Cs, whole genome shotgun sequence contains the following coding sequences:
- the LOC104735681 gene encoding receptor-like kinase LIP1, with amino-acid sequence MIRMNCFPCFTSQKSRSSPCTNNNNQTNEHDEPEFRPPVATTKRVEERETEQLPVKTFNFRELATATKNFRQECLLGEGGFGRVYKGTLQSTGQLVAVKQLDKHGLHGNKEFQAEVLSLAKLEHPNLVKLIGYCADGDQRLLVFEYVSGGSLQDHLYEQKPGEKPMDWITRMKIAFGAAQGLDYLHDKVNPPVIYRDLKASNILLDAEFYPKLCDFGMHNLEPGTGDSLFLSSRVMDTYGYSAPEYTRGEDLTVKSDVYSFGVVLLELITGRRAIDTTKPNDEQNLVAWAQPIFRDPKRYPDMADPLMKKNFSERGLNQAVAITSMCLQEEPTARPLISDVTVALSFLSMSTEDGIPTTIPMSSFRDKSMSIALSRHGSCSVTPFSLPRKEEDDNSSSSSESEDEEEEKEKEKESIRSMKKQEKEETTAHSDDESDSNSDKGQEKEHSQLEKPRDSSSSSSDSESDQRRSIHETNATAQSLKINYSYSSEEEDNERPSSKSSSKSNEESTFSWHGSDKDHADSSRNTSMRINSLAHDDSSRNTSMRINSLAHDDSSRNTSMRINSLAHNDSSRNTSMQINSLAHDDSSRNTSMRINSLAHNDSSRNTSMRMNSLAHDDDDEEEEEENHKTRLEQIHSSKSEDQSIYSDEESGGSSLHQIEPEEEEHISSDHD; translated from the exons ATGATAAGGATGAATTGTTTTCCGTGTTTCACTTCACAAAAGAGCAGAAGCTCTCCTtgtaccaacaacaacaaccagaCTAACGAACACGATGAACCCGAATTCAGACCTCCTG TGGCGACGACAAAACGAGTTGAAGaacgagaaacagagcaattgCCGGTGAAAACATTCAATTTCCGGGAATTAGCGACGGCGACCAAGAATTTCCGGCAAGAATGTCTTCTAGGAGAAGGTGGCTTCGGTAGGGTTTACAAAGGAACCCTTCAATCTACGGGCCAG TTGGTAGCTGTGAAGCAGTTGGACAAGCATGGATTACATGGTAACAAAGAGTTTCAAGCTGAAGTCTTGTCATTGGCTAAACTCGAACATCCCAATCTTGTTAAGCTTATAGGATACTGTGCTGATGGCGATCAACGACTTTTAGTCTTTGAATATGTCTCTGGAGGTTCCCTTCAAGACCATCTTTACG AACAAAAGCCAGGCGAGAAGCCAATGGATTGGATAACGAGGATGAAGATTGCGTTTGGTGCAGCACAAGGATTGGATTACTTGCACGATAAAGTGAATCCACCAGTGATATACCGAGATTTGAAAGCCTCTAACATCTTGTTAGATGCTGAGTTTTACCCTAAGCTTTGTGACTTTGGTATGCATAACCTAGAGCCTGGGACAGGTGACAgcttgtttctttcttcccgGGTTATGGACACTTATGGTTATTCTGCTCCTGAGTACACTCGAGGGGAAGATCTCACTGTCAAATCAGACGTTTATAGCTTTGGAGTTGTGTTGCTTGAACTCATCACCGGTAGAAGAGCTATTGACACCACTAAGCCtaatgatgaacaaaatctaGTTGCTTGG GCACAACCGATATTTAGAGATCCGAAAAGATACCCGGATATGGCTGATCCCCTCATGAAAAAGAATTTTTCAGAGAGAGGGTTAAATCAAGCAGTGGCAATAACATCAATGTGTCTACAAGAGGAACCAACTGCTCGTCCTTTGATAAGCGATGTAACGGTTGCTCTTAGCTTCCTTTCAATGTCTACAGAAGATGGTATTCCAACCACAATTCCAATGTCATCTTTCAGAGACAAAAGTATGTCCATTGCTTTAAGTAGACACGGTTCTTGTTCTGTAActcctttttctcttcctcGAAAAGAGGAAGACGACAACTCCAGCTCTTCATCAGaatcagaagatgaagaagaagaaaaagaaaaagaaaaagaatcaataaGAAGTATGAAAaaacaagagaaggaagaaacaaCGGCACATTCAGATGATGAGTCTGATTCAAACTCTGATAAGGGTCAAGAAAAGGAACATTCTCAGTTAGAGAAACCTAGAGACTCTAGCAGTTCCTCCTCTGACTCTGAAAGTGATCAGAGAAGATCTATTCATGAAACAAACGCAACTGCGCAGAGCTTGAAGATAAATTATAGTTATagctctgaagaagaagataacgaGAGGCCAAGCAGTAAAAGCAGCTCTAAATCAAACGAAGAAAGCACGTTTTCGTGGCATGGCAGTGATAAAGATCATGCTGATTCGTCTAGGAACACAAGCATGCGAATCAATAGCCTTGCTCACGATGATTCATCGAGGAACACAAGCATGCGAATCAATAGTCTTGCTCACGATGATTCATCGAGGAACACAAGCATGCGAATCAATAGTCTTGCTCATAATGATTCATCGAGGAACACAAGCATGCAAATCAATAGTCTTGCTCACGATGATTCATCGAGGAACACAAGCATGCGAATCAATAGTCTTGCTCATAATGATTCGTCGAGGAACACAAGCATGCGAATGAATAGCCTTGCtcatgacgatgatgatgaggaagaagaggaagagaatcATAAAACTCGGCTCGAGCAAATTCATAGCTCAAAATCTGAAGACCAAAGTATTTATTCAGATGAGGAAAGTGGTGGATCGTCTTTGCATCAGATCGAACCAGAGGAAGAGGAACACATTTCTTCTGATcatgattaa
- the LOC104735682 gene encoding uncharacterized protein LOC104735682 isoform X1: protein MQCLMADGALITLDSDDSILASEHVLAVGKEFPDVETCRRSLKDLAIALHFDLRIVKSDRSRFIAKCSKEGCPWRIHAAKCPGVQTFSVRTLNSEHTCEGVRDLHHQQASVGWVARSVEARIRDNPQYKPKEILQDIRDEHGVAVSYMQAWRGKERSMAALHGTYEEGYRFLPAYCEQIKLVNPGSFASVSASGPENCFQRLFIAYGACISGFFSACRPLLELDRAHLKGKYLGVILCAAAVDADEGLFPLAIAIVDNESDENWSWFLSELRKLLGMNTDSMPRLTILSERQSGIVEAVETHFPTAFHGFCLRYVSENFRDTFKNTKLVNIFWNAVYALTAAEFESKINEMVEISQDVVAWFDLFPPHLWAVAYFQGVRYGHFGLGITEVLYNWALECHELPIIQMMEHIRHQISAWFDHRRELSMRWNSILVPSAERHITEAVADARCYQVLRANEVEFEIVSTERTNIVDIRTRVCSCRRWQLYGLPCAHAAAALISCGRNVHLFAEPCFTVSSYQQTYSQMIGEIPDRSLWKNEGEELQGGGILRIRPPKTRRPPGRPKKKVVRVENLKRPKRIVQCGRCHLLGHSQKKCTQPI from the exons atgcaATGCCTAATGGCTGATGGAGCTTTGATTACTTTAGATTCCGATGATAGTATTTTAGCATCTGAACATGTTTTAGCAGTAGGTAAAGAGTTTCCCGATGTGGAAACTTGCAGAAGAAGTTTGAAAGATTTGGCTATTGCTCTCCATTTTGATCTCCGTATTGTCAAATCCGACCGTAGTCGGTTTATAGCCAAATGCTCTAAAGAAGGCTGTCCATGGCGTATCCATGCCGCTAAATGTCCTGGCGTTCAGACATTTTCTGTTAGGACGCTTAATAGTGAACATACTTGTGAAGGTGTTCGTGACCTCCATCATCAGCAAGCATCAGTTGGTTGGGTTGCTAGATCCGTTGAGGCACGAATCAGAGATAATCCGCAGTATAAACCGAAGGAGATATTGCAGGATATACGTGATGAGCATGGGGTTGCGGTTTCTTATATGCAGGCTTGGCGTGGGAAAGAGCGGAGTATGGCTGCACTTCATGGGACTTATGAGGAAGGGTATCGGTTTCTCCCTGCGTATTGTGAGCAGATTAAACTAGTCAATCCTGGGAGTTTTGCTTCTGTTTCTGCTTCCGGACCAGAGAATTGTTTCCAGCGGTTGTTTATTGCGTATGGAGCATGTATCTCCGGGTTTTTCAGTGCTTGTAGGCCTCTTCTTGAATTGGATAGAGCACACCTTAAAGGGAAGTACTTGGGTGTGATCCTCTGTGCTGCGGCTGTTGATGCGGATGAAGGATTGTTTCCGTTGGCTATCGCCATTGTTGACAATGAAAGCGATGAAAACTGGTCGTGGTTTCTATCTGAGCTGAGGAAGCTTCTAGGGATGAATACTGATAGCATGCCAAGGCTCACGATACTCTCGGAGAGACAGAGTGGAATTGTAGAAGCTGTGGAAACTCATTTCCCAACTGCTTTCCACGGGTTTTGTCTTCGTTATGTTAGTGAAAACTTCAGGGATACGTTCAAGAACACGAAGCTTGTTAATATCTTCTGGAATGCGGTTTACGCGCTCACAGCAGCAGAGTTCGAGTCCAAGATAAACGAAATGGTTGAGATATCGCAAGATGTGGTTGCGTGGTTTGATCTCTTCCCTCCGCATCTCTGGGCTGTAGCGTATTTTCAAGGCGTGAG GTATGGACATTTTGGTTTAGGGATCACTGAGGTTTTATACAACTGGGCTCTCGAATGCCATGAACTACCAATCATACAGATGATGGAACATATCCGGCATCAGATATCAGCTTGGTTCGATCACCGTCGTGAGTTGAGCATGAGATGGAACTCAATACTTGTGCCATCCGCAGAGAGACATATAACAGAAGCGGTTGCGGACGCACGGTGTTACCAAGTTTTACGAGCAAACGAGGTCGAGTTTGAGATTGTGTCGACGGAGAGAACCAACATAGTGGATATACGGACACGAGTTTGCTCGTGCCGTCGCTGGCAGCTTTACGGACTGCCGTGTGCGCACGCAGCTGCAGCACTGATCTCGTGCGGTCGGAACGTGCATCTGTTTGCAGAACCGTGTTTCACAGTGTCGAGCTATCAGCAGACTTACTCGCAGATGATTGGGGAGATTCCGGATAGAAGCTTGTGGAAGAATGAAGGAGAAGAGCTTCAAGGAGGAGGGATCTTGAGGATACGACCGCCGAAAACGAGGAGACCACCAGGTAGACCAAAGAAGAAAGTGGTTAGAGTTGAGAATCTAAAGAGACCGAAGAGGATTGTGCAATGTGGAAGGTGTCATTTGCTTGGACATTCTCAGAAGAAATGCACACAGCCAATTTGA
- the LOC104735682 gene encoding uncharacterized protein LOC104735682 isoform X2 gives MQCLMADGALITLDSDDSILASEHVLAVGKEFPDVETCRRSLKDLAIALHFDLRIVKSDRSRFIAKCSKEGCPWRIHAAKCPGVQTFSVRTLNSEHTCEGVRDLHHQQASVGWVARSVEARIRDNPQYKPKEILQDIRDEHGVAVSYMQAWRGKERSMAALHGTYEEGYRFLPAYCEQIKLVNPGSFASVSASGPENCFQRLFIAYGACISGFFSACRPLLELDRAHLKGKYLGVILCAAAVDADEGLFPLAIAIVDNESDENWSWFLSELRKLLGMNTDSMPRLTILSERQSGIVEAVETHFPTAFHGFCLRYVSENFRDTFKNTKLVNIFWNAVYALTAAEFESKINEMVEISQDVVAWFDLFPPHLWAVAYFQGVRYGHFGLGITEVLYNWALECHELPIIQMMEHIRHQISAWFDHRRELSMRWNSILVPSAERHITEAVADARCYQVLRANEVEFEIVSTERTNIVDIRTRVCSCRRWQLYGLPCAHAAAALISCGRNVHLFAEPCFTVSSYQQTYSQMIGEIPDRSLWKNEGEELQGGGILRIRPPKTRRPPGRPKKKVVRVENLKRPKRIVQCGRCHLLGHSQKKCTQPI, from the exons atgcaATGCCTAATGGCTGATGGAGCTTTGATTACTTTAGATTCCGATGATAGTATTTTAGCATCTGAACATGTTTTAGCAGTAGGTAAAGAGTTTCCCGATGTGGAAACTTGCAGAAGAAGTTTGAAAGATTTGGCTATTGCTCTCCATTTTGATCTCCGTATTGTCAAATCCGACCGTAGTCGGTTTATAGCCAAATGCTCTAAAGAAGGCTGTCCATGGCGTATCCATGCCGCTAAATGTCCTGGCGTTCAGACATTTTCTGTTAGGACGCTTAATAGTGAACATACTTGTGAAGGTGTTCGTGACCTCCATCATCAGCAAGCATCAGTTGGTTGGGTTGCTAGATCCGTTGAGGCACGAATCAGAGATAATCCGCAGTATAAACCGAAGGAGATATTGCAGGATATACGTGATGAGCATGGGGTTGCGGTTTCTTATATGCAGGCTTGGCGTGGGAAAGAGCGGAGTATGGCTGCACTTCATGGGACTTATGAGGAAGGGTATCGGTTTCTCCCTGCGTATTGTGAGCAGATTAAACTAGTCAATCCTGGGAGTTTTGCTTCTGTTTCTGCTTCCGGACCAGAGAATTGTTTCCAGCGGTTGTTTATTGCGTATGGAGCATGTATCTCCGG GTTTTTCAGTGCTTGTAGGCCTCTTCTTGAATTGGATAGAGCACACCTTAAAGGGAAGTACTTGGGTGTGATCCTCTGTGCTGCGGCTGTTGATGCGGATGAAGGATTGTTTCCGTTGGCTATCGCCATTGTTGACAATGAAAGCGATGAAAACTGGTCGTGGTTTCTATCTGAGCTGAGGAAGCTTCTAGGGATGAATACTGATAGCATGCCAAGGCTCACGATACTCTCGGAGAGACAGAGTGGAATTGTAGAAGCTGTGGAAACTCATTTCCCAACTGCTTTCCATGGGTTTTGTCTTCGTTATGTTAGTGAAAACTTCAGGGATACGTTCAAGAACACGAAGCTTGTTAATATCTTCTGGAATGCGGTCTACGCGCTCACAGCAGCAGAGTTCGAGTCCAAGATAAACGAAATGGTTGAGATATCGCAAGATGTGGTTGCGTGGTTTGATCTCTTCCCTCCGCATCTCTGGGCTGTAGCGTATTTTCAAGGCGTGAGGTATGGACATTTTGGTTTAGGGATCACTGAGGTTTTATACAACTGGGCTCTCGAATGCCATGAACTACCAATCATACAGATGATGGAACATATCCGGCATCAGATATCAGCTTGGTTCGATCACCGTCGTGAGTTGAGCATGAGATGGAACTCAATACTTGTGCCATCCGCAGAGAGACATATAACAGAAGCGGTTGCGGACGCACGGTGTTACCAAGTTTTACGAGCAAACGAGGTCGAGTTTGAGATTGTGTCGACGGAGAGAACCAACATAGTGGATATACGGACACGAGTTTGCTCGTGCCGTCGCTGGCAGCTTTACGGACTGCCGTGTGCGCACGCAGCTGCAGCACTGATCTCGTGCGGTCGGAACGTGCATCTGTTTGCAGAACCGTGTTTCACAGTGTCGAGCTATCAGCAGACTTACTCGCAGATGATTGGGGAGATTCCGGATAGAAGCTTGTGGAAGAATGAAGGAGAAGAGCTTCAAGGAGGAGGGATCTTGAGGATACGACCGCCGAAAACGAGGAGACCACCAGGTAGACCAAAGAAGAAAGTGGTTAGAGTTGAGAATCTAAAGAGACCGAAGAGGATTGTGCAATGTGGAAGGTGTCATTTGCTTGGACATTCTCAGAAGAAATGCACACAGCCAATTTGA
- the LOC104735683 gene encoding probable UDP-arabinopyranose mutase 5: MSSAEINKNEVDIVIGALNADLTQFLTSWKSFFSGFHLIVVKDPELKEELNIPEGFDVDVYSKTDMEKVVGASNATMFSGYSCRYFGYLVSKKKYIVSIDDDCVPAKDPKGFLVDAVSQHVINLENPATPLFFNTLYDPYSEGADFVRGYPFSLRSGVPCAASCGLWLNLADLDAPTQALKTEQRNTAYVDAVMTVPAKAMLPISGINIAFNRELVGPALVPALRIAGEGKVRWETLEDVWCGMCLKHISDHLGYGVKTGLPYVWRNERGDAVKSLRKKWEGMKLMEKSVPFFESLKLPETALKVEDCVIELAKAVREQLGSDDPAFTQAADAMVKWVQLWNSVNSSG, translated from the exons ATGTCTTCAGCTGAGATCAACAAGAATGAAGTCGACATTGTCATTGGGGCTCTTAACGCTGACCTAACTCAGTTTCTGACCAGCTGGAAGTCCTTCTTCTCCGGTTTCCATCTGATTGTTGTCAAAGATCCTGAGCTTAAGGAAGAACTCAACATACCAGAAGGCTTTGATGTTGATGTCTACTCCAAGACTGAC ATGGAAAAAGTTGTGGGCGCATCCAATGCCACCATGTTCTCTGGTTATTCTTGCAGATATTTTGGTTATCTCGTATCTAAAAAGAAGTACATTGTCTCAATTGATGATGATTGTGTCCCGGCTAAAGATCCCAAGGGGTTCCTGGTGGATGCTGTTTCTCAGCACGTGATCAACCTCGAAAACCCTGCCACGCCTCTCTTCTTCAATACCCTTTACGATCCTTATTCTGAAGGAGCGGATTTTGTCCGTGGATACCCTTTCAGTCTCAGAAGTGGTGTCCCTTGTGCTGCATCTTGTGGACTTTGGCTTAATCTAGCTGATCTTGATGCTCCAACACAAGCTCTCAAGACAGAGCAAAGGAACACTGCATATGTTGATGCGGTTATGACTGTCCCTGCTAAGGCTATGCTACCCATAAGTGGAATCAACATAGCTTTTAACCGCGAGTTGGTTGGTCCAGCTTTGGTTCCTGCACTCAGAATCGCTGGAGAAGGGAAAGTGAGATGGGAAACACTTGAAGATGTTTGGTGTGGGATGTGTCTGAAACATATCTCTGATCATTTGGGTTATGGTGTGAAAACTGGACTGCCTTATGTCTGGAGAAACGAGAGAGGAGATGCGGTGAAGAGTTTGAGGAAGAAATGGGAAGGAATGAAGCTGATGGAGAAAAGTGTTCCCTTTTTCGAGTCACTGAAATTGCCTGAGACTGCACTCAAAGTTGAAGATTGTGTGATTGAGCTTGCTAAGGCGGTGAGAGAGCAGTTAGGTTCAGATGATCCTGCCTTCACGCAAGCAGCTGATGCTATGGTTAAGTGGGTCCAGCTCTGGAATTCTGTTAATTCTAGCGGTTAA
- the LOC104735684 gene encoding uncharacterized protein LOC104735684 → MACPQNSITYNATRCACGIGQLLNRSSGSCEIFGWPSEISTDKDVSYSVVSFAETLFAFDRIRKFTQSQAVFLEATLVMLLSWLVFCFFLRFTKLGDGRNVWFNLRWWITRLDVFFSTRHWLDDQQIVKKRKTELGGTLSVASWIVFIGLFAALLYQIITKRTIEVHNVRATSSPDLISFENDLEFNITAVSDMSCSNLRGIGNVVTGNPGFSEFKVSSLSSLGNYTCQNTTSGPTVNFKCTRCRLTSDYIYISWHFVDLPDSPAAAVGFKFNLTSKNGAHKKHMSFVSGTLRNGSILDESPVTFRGTEGNILKFNLFPQIYHHLHDLKLIQPLFHEFIPGSVYRDTNQLQASMGRSTDGILNTTLFINYLSAYIVEIDHENILGPVSFLADLGGLYCISIGIFFYLLVQCEYRVKKLRNEDTVFRKIRNRRKALDHWDKLRRYVAYTWDCSILVDDAIKTKNVSAICGLNRPSTSSNNSEGGSSRTKAEHSIMSNKKPSLCVEKNAIPQPASLEMSSFDSASSLANGDSISNKKSISHSSQSHPLSRSEDDIIPLPPPMEFNEGSSGSEVDAMDIKKKFQLLYDYNVLLREKLIDTQSLLNALAPKASSSSTTEHGA, encoded by the exons ATGGCGTGCCCTCAAAACTCCATAACATACAACGCCACGCGCTGTGCGTGCGGGATTGGTCAGCTTCTTAACCGGAGCTCCGGTAGCTGCGAAATCTTCGGTTGGCCTTCGGAGATCTCAACGGACAAAGATGTCAGCTACAGCGTAGTATCATTCGCCGAGACTTTATTCGCTTTCGACAGGATCCGTAAGTTCACGCAGTCTCAAGCTGTGTTCTTAGAAGCCACGCTCGTTATGCTTCTCTCCTGGTTagtcttttgcttcttcctAAGGTTCACAAAGCTCGGCGATGGTCGTAATGTCTGGTTCAATCTCCGTTGGTGGATTACTCGACTTGATGTCTTCTTCTCCACTAGACATTGGCTC GATGATCAGCAAATTGTCAAGAAACGTAAAACAGAACTTGGTGGAACGTTGTCTGTTGCGAGCTGGATTGTTTTCATTGGACTATTCGCTGC GCTGCTTTACCAAATCATAACCAAGAGAACAATTGAAGTTCACAATGTGAGAGCTACTAGTTCTCCAGATTTAATCTCGTTCGAGAACGATTTGGAGTTTAACATCACTGCTGTCTCTGATATGAGTTGCTCGAATCTACGAGGAATCGGTAATGTGGTCACTGGCAATCCCGGTTTCAGCGAATTCAAAGTTTCTTCGCTTTCTAGTTTAGGAAACTATACTTGTCAGAATACAACTTCAGGGCCTACTGTGAATTTCAAGTGTACAAGGTGTCGTCTCACCAGCGATTACATCTATATCTCGTGGCATTTCGTTGATCTTCCTGATTCTCCTGCTGCTGCTGTTGGATTTAAGTTTAACTTAACGTCTAAGAATGGAGCTCACAAGAAGCATATGAGTTTTGTTAGTGGCACTCTGAGAAACGGAAGCATCCTTGATGAAAGTCCTGTTACTTTCCGTGGAACTGAAGGGAACATTTTGAAGTTTAATCTGTTTCCTCAGATTTACCATCATTTGCATGATCTAAAGCTAATCCAACCTCTGTTTCACGAGTTTATCCCTGGCTCAGTTTACCGAGACACTAATCAGCTTCAGGCATCTATGGGGAGGTCGACAGATGGCATACTCAACACTACATTGTTCATCAACTATCTCTCTGCTTATATTGTTGAGATCGACCATGAAAATATACTTGGTCCTG TTAGCTTCCTTGCCGATCTTGGTGGTTTGTATTGCATCAGTATTGGCATATTCTTCTACCTACTAGTGCAG TGTGAGTACAGGGTCAAGAAGCTGCGAAATGAAGATACTGTGTTCAGGAAGATACGGAATCGTCGTAAAGCTCTAGATCACTGGGATAAA CTGAGAAGATATGTTGCATACACATGGGATTGCAGCATATTGGTCGATGATGCCATCAAAACGAAAAATGTATCAGCAATTTGTGGTTTGAACAGACCTTCAACATCTTCTAATAACTCAGAAGGTGGATCATCAAGAACAAAAGCGGAGCATTCTATCATGTCAAACAAGAAACCTAGCTTATGCGTTGAGAAG AATGCAATTCCACAACCTGCAAGTCTAGAAATGAGCTCTTTCGATTCGGCTTCTTCTCTGGCTAATGGAGATAGTATCTCAAATAAGAAGAGTATAAGCCACTCTTCTCAAAGTCATCCACTCTCTCGTAGTGAAGACGATATAATCCCTCTACCTCCTCCAATGG AGTTCAATGAAGGGTCCTCTGGCTCAGAAGTGGACGCAATGGACATCAAGAAGAAATTTCAACTTCTGTATGACTACAATGTGTTGCTTAGGGAAAAACTTATAGACACTCAATCTTTGCTCAATGCTTTGGCACCCAaagcatcatcatcttcaaccaCGGAACACGGTGCATAG